In Streptomyces chartreusis NRRL 3882, the following are encoded in one genomic region:
- a CDS encoding PAS domain-containing protein: MLVNANGTVVNANTIALEAFETPGTALVGRGLLDLLPQFDSKLIPGSMRRPEHLDPHARTKPTRMIARRTDGTEFPVEVTSANLENGQQAYDGYGYTGDELLMLVVRDLSGTVDTEAELARSQRQTEMILRAAAEGVVGTDTDGRIVLVNPAAAQILGFRASDLGGRPLHDLVLHSRADGSPFPYEESPLADTLRSGRKHRVRGQVLYAKDGGKVPVDLTTAPVRDGDQLVGAVMTFTDRRPYDAVVEEKEAAEKRHAEELERIAEEHASELTALRQQHVTELEELRERHAEELGANEDRYAALGEREKDRYEALAARHEQLLTLLGRSLRGPLEELRRELAALAADDAGQLWPEANQVLHHLSAGYSRITTLIDNVLGYQRLDAGSEGISRTKVMLDAVVAAGVDGAVELIGPGRVQFAVHAPPIEAEVDPRLLATALAHLVADVAGVDATGNTPVSAGGYMDNTVVVAAAQRGEVVRIEVRGPYAGGDTVHEPIVRGIVRAHGGVLQTHEVPGMSGNAYVLEVPIGGGAGAVAADAAAEAVDEALLPAADGEQTSGGQTSGGGRRRARRATTDAFLDGDVPADGDGAGGSGGPAAEGAAPTGRRRRRAAGEPAALPAQASGEGAAVSGGTGRRRRAAEDAAAAAALPVGGAVQGVAEGAVVTAAEHAAGTAASGTGLGGTVPPQGVPAPSGRRARREPGEQHALPPALPASSGEAAAGSADAAQGQGQGQGQVSQPTGRRRRALAAAAERAAAQEAAGPRPVFALPPAEADQARAAQGQQVAPSGVPGHEQVPGPGQLPGQGHGAVAVPGSAGSGGGVAEEGRHDAVPHDQSADHTPPQPHPTSAPTGRRRRAAGAQPTDGAGVQAPGTAGAVAGSPVPGAAGQQVPAQGGAGQPGLAPAGSVPGSEQGIPAQQDVTGQFPAGRAGPAVGQAAPGTAVPPQGVSVPAPGGLGHSVQAAALPGQVLQPASPHQPYGAQPLPQQGVATPEQQSSAGQPLPAEAAPGQGTPAQGTTAPGAPVPVQATTAPRPQPWPAADDSSGAGVAVPPNGAAQAVPPNGAAQPVAPDGTAHPVPPNGTPAAPAQAPQTHTPAPGTPLPPEGAAQAQRAAQPLPAEAASPVDPNSTQGRAISVRTLGQGVPFNRQAAQVQQPSGMPAAHPSAGSVPQAPGAPAPQSSATPPPHQSGGSGRRRKLGTPPDPATRTEQAGRTEQAPRQEPAPRPEQAARPHPAAEPTPAHGTAHGTAPAPAPVPAQPSLAGQSRLAQMTEGGGRSYAIGAPDENAAEGPEPLDGPGGAVEVADPPLPQPMDDELPPEPLDNPRRLLVWPAPDVSTQQALSDRGYRPVIVNSREEVDAQIAAFPAALFVDPLTGPITRTALQSLRQAAVAAEVPVLVTAGLGQASRDAAYGADPAVLLKALAPRDSEQHPPRVLLIEEHAEIALALTATLERRGMQVARAASDADAVTLAGQFRPNLVVMDLMQVHRRQAGIVDWLRANGQLNRTPLVVYTAAVDQADLPRLASGETVLFLAERSTSGEVQTRIVELLTRIGTN; this comes from the coding sequence GTGCTGGTCAATGCCAACGGGACGGTCGTCAACGCGAACACCATCGCCCTGGAGGCCTTCGAGACGCCGGGGACCGCTCTGGTGGGGCGCGGGCTGCTCGATCTGCTGCCGCAGTTCGACTCCAAGCTCATCCCGGGGTCCATGCGGCGGCCGGAGCACCTCGATCCGCATGCCCGGACCAAGCCGACCCGGATGATCGCGCGCAGGACGGACGGGACCGAGTTCCCCGTCGAGGTCACCAGTGCGAATCTGGAGAACGGGCAGCAGGCCTACGACGGTTACGGCTACACCGGCGACGAGTTGCTCATGCTCGTCGTGCGCGACCTGTCCGGGACCGTGGACACCGAGGCCGAGCTCGCCCGGTCGCAGCGGCAGACCGAGATGATTCTGCGGGCCGCGGCCGAGGGCGTCGTCGGGACCGACACCGACGGGCGCATCGTGCTCGTCAATCCGGCCGCCGCTCAGATACTGGGTTTCCGGGCCAGCGATCTCGGCGGCCGCCCACTGCACGATCTCGTGCTGCACTCGCGGGCCGACGGATCGCCCTTCCCGTACGAGGAGTCGCCGCTCGCCGACACCCTGCGCTCCGGGCGCAAGCACCGGGTGCGCGGGCAGGTGCTGTACGCCAAGGACGGCGGCAAGGTGCCGGTCGATCTGACGACCGCGCCCGTGCGGGACGGCGATCAGCTCGTCGGCGCCGTCATGACCTTCACCGACCGGCGGCCGTACGACGCCGTCGTCGAGGAGAAGGAGGCGGCGGAGAAGCGCCACGCGGAAGAGCTGGAGCGGATCGCCGAGGAGCACGCCTCCGAGCTGACCGCGCTGCGCCAGCAGCACGTCACCGAGCTGGAGGAGCTGCGCGAGCGGCACGCCGAGGAACTCGGCGCGAACGAGGACCGGTACGCCGCCCTCGGGGAGCGCGAGAAGGACCGGTACGAGGCGCTCGCCGCGCGGCACGAGCAGTTGCTGACCCTGCTCGGGCGGTCGCTGCGCGGGCCGCTGGAGGAGCTGCGGCGCGAGCTGGCCGCGCTGGCCGCGGACGACGCCGGGCAGCTGTGGCCCGAGGCCAACCAGGTGCTGCACCACCTGTCCGCCGGCTATTCGCGTATCACGACGCTCATCGACAACGTCCTCGGCTACCAGCGGCTCGACGCGGGCAGCGAGGGCATCTCCCGTACGAAGGTGATGCTGGACGCCGTCGTCGCCGCCGGTGTCGACGGGGCCGTCGAGCTCATCGGGCCCGGGCGGGTGCAGTTCGCCGTGCACGCGCCGCCCATCGAGGCCGAGGTCGATCCCCGGCTGCTCGCCACCGCCCTCGCCCACCTGGTCGCGGACGTGGCGGGGGTCGACGCGACCGGCAACACGCCCGTGTCGGCGGGCGGTTACATGGACAACACCGTCGTGGTGGCGGCGGCGCAGCGCGGTGAGGTCGTACGCATCGAGGTGCGCGGGCCGTACGCCGGCGGCGACACCGTGCACGAGCCCATCGTCCGCGGGATCGTCCGGGCTCACGGCGGCGTGCTCCAGACGCATGAGGTGCCGGGGATGAGCGGTAACGCGTACGTCCTCGAAGTGCCGATCGGGGGCGGGGCCGGGGCCGTCGCCGCGGATGCCGCCGCCGAGGCGGTCGACGAGGCACTGCTGCCCGCTGCCGACGGTGAGCAGACCTCCGGTGGGCAGACCTCCGGTGGGGGGCGGCGCCGGGCGCGGCGGGCCACCACCGATGCCTTCCTGGACGGTGACGTTCCGGCTGACGGCGACGGGGCCGGTGGGTCCGGTGGGCCCGCTGCCGAGGGGGCCGCGCCCACCGGGCGGCGCCGGAGGCGGGCCGCCGGGGAACCGGCTGCCCTTCCCGCGCAGGCGTCCGGTGAGGGCGCGGCCGTGTCGGGCGGCACCGGGCGTCGGCGGCGGGCGGCCGAGGACGCCGCCGCGGCTGCGGCCCTGCCCGTCGGGGGTGCCGTCCAGGGCGTCGCCGAAGGGGCCGTCGTCACGGCCGCCGAGCATGCGGCGGGGACCGCCGCCTCGGGTACGGGGCTGGGCGGGACCGTTCCGCCGCAGGGCGTGCCCGCGCCGTCCGGCCGGCGGGCCCGCCGTGAACCCGGCGAGCAGCACGCGCTGCCGCCCGCCCTGCCCGCGTCGTCCGGTGAGGCCGCCGCGGGGTCCGCCGATGCGGCCCAGGGCCAGGGTCAGGGACAAGGTCAGGTTTCGCAGCCGACCGGGCGTCGGCGGCGGGCGCTGGCTGCCGCCGCCGAGCGGGCGGCTGCGCAGGAGGCGGCGGGGCCGCGTCCGGTGTTCGCCCTGCCGCCGGCCGAGGCGGACCAGGCCCGGGCCGCCCAGGGGCAGCAGGTCGCGCCGAGTGGTGTGCCCGGCCACGAGCAGGTGCCCGGGCCTGGGCAGCTGCCCGGCCAAGGGCACGGAGCCGTGGCGGTTCCCGGTTCGGCCGGCTCCGGTGGCGGGGTGGCCGAGGAGGGCCGGCACGACGCCGTTCCGCACGACCAGAGCGCCGATCACACCCCGCCCCAGCCGCATCCCACGAGTGCGCCGACCGGGCGTCGGCGGCGGGCCGCGGGCGCGCAGCCGACGGACGGGGCCGGAGTGCAGGCGCCGGGCACGGCGGGCGCGGTGGCCGGTTCGCCCGTGCCGGGGGCGGCTGGACAGCAGGTCCCTGCGCAGGGCGGTGCCGGCCAGCCGGGTCTCGCCCCGGCAGGCTCCGTGCCCGGTTCCGAGCAGGGGATTCCCGCACAGCAGGACGTCACCGGTCAGTTTCCGGCGGGCCGGGCCGGACCGGCCGTAGGCCAGGCAGCGCCCGGTACGGCCGTACCGCCGCAGGGCGTGTCCGTGCCCGCCCCGGGTGGTCTCGGGCACAGCGTGCAGGCGGCGGCCCTCCCGGGTCAGGTGCTTCAGCCCGCGTCCCCGCACCAGCCCTACGGCGCACAGCCGTTGCCGCAGCAGGGCGTCGCCACGCCGGAGCAGCAGTCCTCCGCCGGTCAACCGCTCCCCGCCGAGGCCGCCCCCGGACAGGGCACCCCTGCCCAGGGCACCACCGCCCCCGGAGCCCCGGTCCCGGTCCAAGCCACCACCGCCCCCCGGCCACAGCCCTGGCCCGCCGCCGACGACAGCTCGGGGGCCGGTGTCGCCGTACCCCCGAACGGCGCGGCACAGGCCGTTCCTCCGAACGGCGCGGCACAGCCCGTAGCCCCCGACGGAACCGCCCACCCCGTGCCCCCGAACGGCACCCCCGCGGCCCCGGCCCAGGCTCCGCAGACCCACACCCCGGCCCCCGGCACCCCGCTGCCACCGGAGGGCGCGGCGCAGGCGCAACGGGCGGCTCAGCCGTTGCCCGCGGAGGCGGCCTCACCCGTCGACCCGAATTCCACGCAGGGGCGGGCGATCAGCGTGCGGACGCTGGGTCAGGGCGTGCCGTTCAACCGGCAGGCGGCTCAGGTGCAGCAGCCGTCGGGCATGCCCGCCGCGCATCCCTCGGCCGGTTCCGTACCGCAGGCGCCGGGCGCGCCCGCGCCCCAGTCGTCGGCGACGCCGCCCCCGCACCAGTCGGGCGGATCGGGCCGGCGCCGCAAGCTCGGCACGCCGCCCGACCCGGCCACGCGGACGGAACAGGCCGGCCGGACCGAACAGGCCCCCCGCCAGGAACCGGCGCCCCGCCCGGAGCAGGCCGCGCGCCCGCATCCGGCGGCCGAGCCGACTCCCGCGCACGGCACCGCGCACGGCACCGCCCCGGCCCCCGCGCCCGTCCCGGCGCAGCCGTCCCTGGCCGGTCAGTCGCGGCTCGCGCAGATGACCGAGGGCGGCGGGCGCTCGTACGCCATAGGCGCGCCGGACGAGAACGCCGCCGAGGGGCCGGAGCCGCTGGACGGGCCCGGCGGTGCCGTCGAGGTGGCCGATCCACCGCTGCCGCAGCCGATGGACGACGAGCTGCCGCCGGAGCCGCTGGACAACCCGCGGCGGCTGCTGGTGTGGCCGGCGCCGGACGTCAGCACCCAGCAGGCGCTGAGCGACCGCGGCTACCGGCCCGTGATCGTGAACTCGCGGGAGGAGGTCGACGCGCAGATCGCGGCCTTCCCCGCGGCGCTGTTCGTCGACCCGCTGACCGGGCCGATCACGCGTACGGCGTTGCAGTCGCTGCGGCAGGCCGCCGTCGCCGCCGAGGTGCCCGTCCTGGTCACGGCCGGACTCGGGCAGGCCTCGCGGGACGCGGCGTACGGTGCCGATCCCGCCGTCCTGCTGAAGGCGCTGGCACCGCGCGACAGTGAGCAGCACCCGCCGCGCGTACTGCTGATCGAGGAGCACGCGGAGATCGCGCTCGCGCTGACGGCGACGCTGGAGCGGCGTGGGATGCAGGTCGCGCGGGCGGCGAGTGACGCGGACGCGGTGACGCTGGCGGGACAGTTCCGGCCGAACCTGGTCGTGATGGACCTGATGCAGGTGCACCGGCGGCAGGCCGGCATCGTGGACTGGCTGCGCGCGAACGGGCAGCTCAACCGCACCCCGCTCGTCGTCTACACGGCCGCCGTCGACCAGGCCGACCTGCCGCGGCTGGCCTCGGGCGAGACGGTGCTGTTCCTCGCGGAGCGGTCCACCAGTGGCGAGGTGCAGACCCGGATCGTCGAACTGCTGACCCGGATCGGCACCAACTAG
- a CDS encoding SSI family serine proteinase inhibitor, which translates to MLHAIRRAAPGNASRSPLTSRTSPISPTSRTSWTTARPGLRRLVVGAAASVAAFGSLTAVSPASYAQAAPSPAGLAGGQGPDRDHLTVTVRNAGGDLDGTYELYCEPDGGSHPDPRGACAALKRDTRWGRDVFAPAPAGGFCTMQYGGPATAHVTGTWSGRPVDARYDRRDGCAIARWDRLVPLLPDMRSGKRL; encoded by the coding sequence ATGTTGCATGCCATTCGCCGGGCTGCCCCCGGAAACGCGTCCCGGAGTCCCCTCACCTCCCGGACCTCTCCGATCTCTCCGACCTCCCGAACCTCCTGGACCACCGCTCGTCCCGGTCTGCGGCGTCTCGTCGTCGGTGCCGCCGCGTCCGTCGCCGCCTTCGGGTCGCTGACCGCGGTGTCCCCGGCCTCGTACGCCCAGGCCGCCCCGTCCCCGGCCGGGCTCGCGGGAGGCCAGGGCCCGGACCGGGACCACCTCACCGTCACCGTGCGGAACGCGGGCGGTGACCTCGACGGGACGTACGAGCTGTACTGCGAACCCGACGGCGGCAGCCACCCCGACCCGCGCGGAGCCTGTGCCGCCCTGAAGCGGGACACGCGGTGGGGCAGGGACGTCTTCGCACCCGCCCCGGCAGGCGGCTTCTGCACCATGCAGTACGGCGGGCCGGCCACCGCGCATGTCACCGGCACCTGGTCCGGACGGCCCGTCGACGCCAGGTACGACCGGCGTGACGGCTGCGCGATCGCCCGCTGGGACCGGCTCGTGCCGCTGCTGCCGGACATGCGGTCCGGCAAGCGCCTCTGA
- a CDS encoding arginase family protein, with the protein MRGPVVLEVAQWQGSGAPTARRLPSGAAWLAELIPAGRRRTVTLDDNAGNARGGVRNADVLERHLPAVRAALAEVPPGERTVTVGGDCAVDLAPVEAALSAFGDRLALVWFDAHGDLNTPDSSPSGAFHGMVLRALIGDGPEGLRPARSLSADRVVLAGARSLDPGEQDLVERRGIRHLGVEDLTEPGPLLAAVRATGAEAVYLHIDLDVLDPQVFPAVGTPEPRGLGVEELLGAVRALTEEFTLAGLALTEYERTEAAGEREKEEAVLRRIVEGLFGAGRG; encoded by the coding sequence ATGCGCGGTCCGGTCGTGCTCGAGGTGGCGCAGTGGCAGGGGTCGGGTGCCCCTACGGCCCGCCGGTTGCCCAGCGGGGCTGCCTGGCTCGCCGAGCTGATACCCGCAGGTCGGCGGCGCACGGTGACGCTCGACGACAACGCCGGGAACGCGCGGGGCGGCGTACGGAACGCCGATGTGCTGGAGCGCCATCTGCCGGCGGTGCGCGCGGCACTGGCCGAGGTTCCGCCGGGCGAGCGGACCGTGACCGTCGGCGGCGACTGCGCGGTCGACCTCGCACCGGTCGAGGCCGCGCTCTCCGCGTTCGGGGACCGGCTGGCGCTGGTGTGGTTCGACGCGCACGGAGACCTGAACACTCCGGACTCGTCACCTTCCGGGGCCTTCCACGGCATGGTGCTGCGCGCACTCATCGGCGACGGGCCGGAGGGCCTGCGGCCGGCGCGGAGCCTGTCGGCCGACCGCGTGGTCCTGGCGGGTGCGCGGTCACTGGACCCGGGCGAACAGGACCTCGTCGAGCGCCGCGGCATACGGCACCTCGGCGTCGAGGACCTGACGGAACCAGGGCCGCTCCTGGCCGCCGTGCGCGCCACCGGCGCCGAGGCGGTGTACCTCCACATCGACCTCGACGTCCTCGACCCGCAGGTGTTCCCGGCCGTCGGCACGCCCGAGCCGCGCGGACTCGGCGTGGAGGAGCTGCTCGGAGCGGTGCGGGCGCTGACGGAGGAGTTCACGCTCGCCGGCCTCGCGCTCACCGAGTACGAGCGGACGGAAGCCGCCGGCGAGCGGGAGAAGGAGGAGGCGGTACTGCGGCGGATCGTCGAGGGACTGTTCGGGGCCGGCCGAGGCTGA
- a CDS encoding GYD domain-containing protein: protein MPTYVTLLNWTDQGIRNYKDTAKRAEAFGSAVQKIGAKLLNVYWTVGPYDLVALVEAPDDETATAALLQLGGVGNVRTTTLRAFGREEMDRIIAKAAG from the coding sequence ATGCCGACGTATGTCACGTTGCTGAACTGGACCGATCAAGGGATCCGAAACTACAAGGACACCGCGAAGCGTGCCGAGGCCTTCGGTTCAGCGGTGCAGAAGATCGGGGCGAAGCTCCTGAACGTCTACTGGACCGTCGGTCCGTACGACCTCGTGGCCCTCGTCGAGGCACCGGACGACGAAACCGCCACCGCGGCGCTCCTTCAGCTGGGCGGGGTGGGCAACGTCCGTACCACGACCCTGCGGGCCTTCGGCCGCGAGGAGATGGACCGCATCATCGCCAAGGCCGCCGGCTGA
- a CDS encoding GYD domain-containing protein: MPLYLSRFSYTPETWARLIGRPEDRAQAAQSYIESVGGKLHGFWYAFGTHDGYNLWEAPDNVSMAAVALAISGGGALSSFETTVLLTVDETIEALRTAEQVRYRAPGA; the protein is encoded by the coding sequence ATGCCGCTCTACCTGTCGAGGTTCAGCTACACACCGGAGACCTGGGCGAGGCTGATCGGCCGCCCGGAGGACCGTGCGCAGGCCGCTCAGTCGTACATCGAGTCCGTCGGTGGGAAGCTCCACGGCTTCTGGTACGCCTTCGGCACGCACGACGGTTACAACCTGTGGGAAGCCCCGGACAACGTGTCCATGGCCGCGGTGGCCCTGGCGATCAGCGGAGGCGGCGCGCTGAGTTCGTTCGAGACGACGGTCCTCCTGACCGTCGACGAAACGATCGAGGCCCTGCGCACAGCCGAGCAGGTCCGGTACCGGGCTCCTGGCGCGTAG
- a CDS encoding MarR family winged helix-turn-helix transcriptional regulator — MQAKPRPAATPEQALSAMDHLIATHLVGQHEIAQQVGLSVTDLTCFAYVIEAGENLPTAGDLAARVHVTTGAVTGILNRLERAGYITRRPDPTDRRRIRVAAQPDAVARVRAVYEPYYARLTELFADYSPDEIAVLNDWFTRASGLAANYLEEHCRTD; from the coding sequence ATGCAAGCCAAGCCGCGTCCGGCTGCCACGCCGGAGCAGGCACTGTCGGCGATGGACCACCTCATCGCGACCCACCTGGTCGGACAGCATGAGATCGCCCAACAGGTAGGCCTGAGTGTGACCGACCTCACCTGTTTCGCCTACGTCATCGAAGCCGGTGAGAACCTGCCCACGGCCGGCGACCTGGCAGCCCGAGTCCACGTCACGACGGGCGCGGTCACCGGCATCCTCAACCGCCTGGAACGCGCCGGCTACATCACCCGCCGCCCCGACCCGACCGACCGCCGCCGCATCCGCGTAGCCGCCCAGCCCGACGCGGTCGCCCGCGTCCGAGCGGTCTACGAGCCGTACTACGCCCGCCTCACGGAACTCTTCGCGGACTACTCCCCCGACGAAATCGCGGTCCTGAACGACTGGTTCACCCGCGCGAGCGGCCTCGCGGCGAACTACTTGGAGGAACACTGCCGCACCGACTGA
- a CDS encoding HGxxPAAW family protein has product MSAHQYDHGHTVAGWVGTGIASVGAALAGAGVCFVSGVLIAGGLAIGVVALLVTWALHLAGWGKGPGLRPREEWGWRVRDSGARAGHDECLGCRLAGRGRTAGSGRTTEVAGGASVRAEVSVGGQSEAAAVGADSGR; this is encoded by the coding sequence ATGAGCGCACATCAGTATGACCACGGTCATACCGTCGCGGGATGGGTCGGAACCGGGATCGCGAGTGTCGGGGCCGCTCTGGCGGGTGCGGGGGTGTGTTTCGTCTCGGGCGTGCTGATCGCCGGTGGGCTCGCGATCGGTGTGGTCGCCCTGCTGGTCACCTGGGCGCTGCACCTGGCCGGCTGGGGGAAGGGGCCGGGGCTCCGGCCCAGGGAGGAGTGGGGCTGGCGGGTCCGGGACTCGGGGGCGCGGGCCGGACATGACGAGTGCCTCGGGTGCCGGCTGGCCGGGCGGGGGCGTACGGCGGGCTCGGGCCGTACGACCGAGGTGGCCGGGGGTGCTTCCGTACGCGCTGAGGTGAGCGTGGGCGGGCAGAGCGAGGCCGCTGCCGTGGGGGCCGACTCCGGGCGCTGA
- a CDS encoding DUF2797 domain-containing protein, producing the protein MAQAWKCSGLRWSADGPVLVWHGGRRTALTWGKRVAFGVAEGGVRTCVGARGHACPTGAAVSGRSTGARCEECARLDRAHSVAADTIADDPRPYRVYLAWFGPGMVKVGITAQERGSARLLEQGAVCFSWLGAGPLMAARRTEELLRAALRVPDRIPYVEKRAVRAVLPEAAADRAVEVAELHARAVALGGWPESLAREPLRVVDHLEVFGLAGLPVAVGEVGELVAGGVVSGELVAAAGPDLHLATGGGVVVLDTRLMSGWELVPAEGSELTVPVRGFKEKAGVQDGLF; encoded by the coding sequence ATGGCACAGGCATGGAAGTGCTCGGGGCTGCGGTGGTCGGCTGACGGTCCCGTGCTGGTGTGGCACGGCGGGCGGCGCACTGCGCTGACCTGGGGGAAACGGGTGGCCTTCGGGGTCGCGGAGGGGGGCGTGCGGACCTGCGTGGGGGCTCGGGGGCATGCCTGTCCGACGGGGGCGGCCGTGTCGGGGCGGAGTACGGGGGCGCGGTGCGAGGAGTGTGCGCGGCTGGACCGGGCGCACTCCGTGGCCGCCGACACGATCGCCGACGACCCGCGGCCGTATCGCGTGTATCTGGCGTGGTTCGGGCCCGGCATGGTCAAGGTCGGGATCACGGCGCAGGAGCGGGGCTCCGCGCGGCTGCTGGAGCAGGGGGCCGTGTGCTTCAGCTGGCTCGGTGCCGGGCCGCTCATGGCCGCGCGGCGTACGGAGGAGTTGTTGCGGGCCGCGCTGCGGGTGCCCGACCGGATCCCCTACGTCGAGAAGCGGGCCGTGCGGGCCGTGCTTCCGGAGGCTGCGGCCGACCGGGCCGTCGAGGTCGCCGAGCTGCACGCGCGGGCGGTCGCGCTCGGTGGGTGGCCGGAGTCGCTCGCGCGGGAGCCCCTGCGCGTTGTCGATCACCTGGAGGTGTTCGGGCTCGCCGGTCTGCCCGTCGCGGTCGGGGAAGTGGGCGAGCTCGTCGCCGGTGGGGTCGTGAGCGGGGAGCTCGTGGCCGCTGCCGGGCCCGATCTGCATCTGGCGACCGGGGGTGGGGTCGTCGTGCTGGACACGCGGCTGATGAGCGGATGGGAGCTGGTGCCCGCCGAGGGTTCGGAACTCACCGTGCCGGTGCGGGGGTTCAAGGAGAAGGCAGGTGTGCAGGACGGGTTGTTCTGA
- a CDS encoding response regulator transcription factor: protein MTTTSPQGRTELLRPDGSPVRVLVVDDEMSITELLSMALRYEGWQIRSAGDGQGALQTARDFRPDAVVLDMMLPDMDGLAVLGRLRRELPDVPVLFLTAKDAVEDRIAGLTAGGDDYVTKPFSLEEVVARLRGLIRRSGAADRRSDSMLVVGDLTLDEDSHEVTRAGENIHLTATEFELLRFLMRNPRRVLSKAQILDRVWSYDFGGQANVVELYISYLRRKIDAGREPMIHTRRGAGYLIKPAAS from the coding sequence ATGACCACGACCTCGCCCCAGGGGCGCACCGAACTGCTGAGGCCGGACGGGAGCCCCGTCCGAGTGCTTGTGGTGGACGACGAGATGTCGATCACCGAACTGCTGTCCATGGCCCTCCGCTACGAGGGCTGGCAGATCCGGAGCGCGGGAGACGGCCAGGGCGCCCTCCAGACCGCGCGCGACTTCCGGCCCGACGCCGTCGTCCTCGACATGATGCTGCCCGACATGGACGGGCTGGCGGTACTCGGCCGGCTGCGCCGTGAGCTGCCGGACGTGCCGGTTCTCTTCCTCACCGCCAAGGACGCCGTCGAGGACCGGATCGCCGGGCTGACGGCAGGCGGGGACGACTACGTCACCAAGCCGTTCAGCCTCGAAGAGGTCGTCGCGCGGCTGCGCGGGCTGATACGGCGGTCCGGTGCCGCCGACCGGCGCTCCGACTCCATGCTGGTCGTCGGCGACCTCACCCTCGACGAGGACAGCCACGAGGTCACCCGGGCCGGTGAGAACATCCACCTGACCGCGACCGAGTTCGAGCTGCTGCGGTTCCTGATGCGCAATCCGCGGCGCGTGCTCAGCAAGGCGCAGATCCTCGACCGCGTGTGGTCGTACGACTTCGGCGGGCAGGCCAACGTCGTCGAGCTGTACATCTCGTATCTGCGGCGGAAGATCGACGCGGGGCGCGAGCCGATGATCCACACCCGGCGTGGTGCCGGTTACCTGATCAAGCCCGCGGCCTCATGA